The following are encoded together in the Dehalococcoidia bacterium genome:
- a CDS encoding CoA transferase — protein sequence MARPLDGIRVLDFTWAQQGPYATVLLSDMGAEIIKVEGREGERGRAGGVSTPQPVPYFVAHDRGKRSITLDVRRPEGRTIALELAARVDIVVSNMRPGVMQRLGLGYDAVRAVNRRVVYASASAFGPLGGQAKRPGLDIVGQAMGGIMAVTGPEDAPPMPAGAAIADQVGAIYLCTGILAALVKRERTGEGEEVDVSLYGSQIALQSWELDTASMLGAASGRAGQGHPLISPRGVWRSFETADGYLVVGGVNTPRFKRLCALAGLDQLAEQHPDDASRAAGVPQIVAAFESRFREETTAHWLALFVAHDIIGAPVQSYADVLDDPQAWVNGYLAELPHPVLGTIRVAGSPIQFGRTPTVPQGPPPELGDHTERYLAELGYDWEAIARLRADEVI from the coding sequence ATGGCGAGACCGCTGGACGGCATCCGCGTACTGGACTTCACCTGGGCGCAGCAGGGGCCGTACGCCACCGTGCTGCTCTCCGACATGGGCGCCGAGATCATCAAGGTCGAAGGGCGCGAAGGCGAACGCGGCCGCGCCGGCGGCGTCAGCACGCCGCAGCCGGTGCCGTATTTCGTCGCCCACGACCGCGGCAAGCGCAGCATCACGCTCGACGTGCGCCGGCCCGAGGGCCGCACGATCGCGCTCGAGCTGGCGGCGCGCGTCGATATCGTGGTCAGCAACATGCGCCCCGGCGTGATGCAACGGCTCGGCCTCGGCTACGACGCCGTGCGGGCCGTGAATCGGCGCGTGGTCTACGCCAGCGCTTCCGCCTTCGGGCCGCTGGGCGGCCAGGCGAAACGGCCCGGACTCGACATTGTCGGCCAGGCGATGGGCGGGATCATGGCCGTCACCGGGCCGGAGGACGCCCCTCCCATGCCCGCCGGCGCCGCGATCGCCGACCAGGTTGGCGCGATCTACCTGTGCACCGGCATTCTCGCCGCGCTGGTGAAGCGCGAGCGCACCGGCGAGGGCGAGGAGGTCGATGTCTCGCTTTACGGCTCACAGATCGCGTTGCAGTCCTGGGAGCTGGACACGGCCTCGATGCTCGGCGCGGCCTCGGGACGCGCGGGGCAGGGGCACCCGCTGATCTCGCCGCGCGGCGTCTGGCGCTCGTTTGAGACGGCCGACGGCTACCTGGTGGTCGGCGGCGTGAACACGCCGCGCTTCAAGCGGCTCTGCGCCCTGGCCGGGCTCGACCAGCTTGCGGAACAGCATCCAGACGACGCAAGCCGGGCAGCAGGCGTACCGCAGATCGTGGCGGCGTTCGAGTCGCGCTTCCGCGAGGAGACGACGGCCCACTGGCTCGCGCTGTTCGTCGCGCACGACATCATCGGCGCGCCGGTGCAGAGCTATGCCGACGTGCTCGACGATCCGCAGGCCTGGGTGAACGGCTATCTCGCCGAGCTGCCGCACCCTGTCCTGGGCACGATCCGTGTCGCCGGCTCGCCGATCCAGTTCGGGCGAACACCGACCGTGCCGCAGGGGCCGCCGCCTGAGCTCGGCGACCACACGGAGCGCTACCTGGCGGAGCTGGGCTACGACTGGGAGGCGATCGCAAGGCTCCGGGCCGACGAGGTCATCTGA
- a CDS encoding carboxyl transferase domain-containing protein yields MTWQAEVDELWRRRELAQQMGGPEGIARQHASGKLTVRERIAALADPGSFREFLGLLGSAEYDGAELVSFTPKGAVDGFCTLDGRKVVVSAGDFTVRGGSGGRREGGGLGMEPPANRRALEWRLPYLRLLDAAGGSVRAFEELGRTYLPDGNVMSAIDVELLRAVPVVSVVMGSVAGLPGVNACLAHFNIMVKGTSQLFPGGPPVVRAALGYEIIKEELGGEQIHVYHSGVVDNLAEDEDDAFCQVRRFLNFLPSNVWELPPRTEADDDPCRRDESLLSVVPRDRRRAYDAHRIVTAVVDRDSFFEIAPFYGRARITGMARLDGYAVGVMANNPIFGGATDVAAGEKVMRLIQLCDTFHLPLISFADEPGFMVGLESEKQGIERAGARLVTVTCSSRMPWATVVVGQLYGVAGQCQQRPSGMYQRYAWPSARWGSMHIEGGASAAYRREIAAATDPEAKRAEIEARLQAIASPFRTAEATGQDIIDPRDTRALLCEFVAEAQPILRTQLGQTAPPYRP; encoded by the coding sequence ATGACGTGGCAGGCCGAGGTCGATGAGCTGTGGCGGCGCCGTGAGCTGGCTCAGCAGATGGGAGGGCCGGAAGGGATCGCTCGCCAGCACGCAAGCGGCAAGCTCACCGTGCGCGAGCGGATCGCGGCGCTGGCCGATCCCGGCTCCTTCCGCGAGTTTTTGGGCTTGCTGGGCAGCGCCGAGTACGACGGCGCCGAGCTGGTGAGCTTCACGCCGAAGGGTGCGGTCGATGGCTTCTGCACGCTGGACGGGCGCAAGGTCGTGGTCAGCGCCGGCGATTTTACCGTTCGGGGAGGGTCTGGCGGCCGGCGTGAGGGCGGCGGCCTGGGCATGGAGCCGCCCGCGAACCGCCGTGCACTGGAATGGCGGCTGCCCTATCTGCGCCTGCTCGACGCGGCAGGCGGCAGCGTGCGCGCCTTCGAGGAGCTGGGCCGCACATACCTGCCAGACGGCAACGTGATGTCAGCGATCGACGTGGAGCTGCTGCGCGCCGTGCCGGTCGTCTCGGTGGTGATGGGCTCCGTCGCCGGGTTGCCGGGCGTCAATGCCTGCCTCGCGCACTTCAACATCATGGTGAAGGGTACGAGCCAGCTCTTCCCCGGCGGTCCGCCGGTGGTCAGAGCAGCGCTGGGCTACGAGATCATCAAAGAGGAGCTGGGTGGCGAGCAGATCCACGTCTATCACAGCGGCGTGGTGGACAACCTGGCCGAGGACGAGGACGATGCCTTCTGCCAGGTCCGGCGCTTCCTGAACTTTTTGCCGTCGAACGTCTGGGAACTGCCGCCGCGCACGGAAGCCGATGACGACCCGTGCCGGCGCGACGAGTCGCTGCTCTCCGTGGTCCCACGCGACCGGCGCCGCGCTTATGACGCGCACCGCATCGTCACTGCGGTGGTCGATCGCGATTCGTTCTTCGAGATCGCGCCCTTCTACGGCCGCGCGCGGATTACCGGCATGGCGCGGCTCGACGGCTACGCCGTGGGCGTGATGGCGAACAACCCGATCTTCGGCGGGGCGACCGACGTGGCGGCGGGCGAGAAGGTGATGCGTCTGATCCAGCTCTGCGACACCTTCCACCTGCCGCTGATCTCCTTCGCGGACGAGCCCGGCTTCATGGTCGGGCTGGAATCGGAGAAGCAGGGGATCGAGCGCGCCGGCGCCCGGCTCGTGACCGTGACCTGCAGCAGCCGGATGCCGTGGGCCACGGTCGTGGTCGGGCAATTGTACGGCGTGGCGGGGCAGTGCCAGCAGCGGCCCAGCGGCATGTACCAGCGCTACGCCTGGCCCTCGGCGCGCTGGGGCTCCATGCACATCGAGGGCGGCGCCAGCGCCGCCTACCGGCGCGAGATCGCCGCCGCCACTGATCCCGAAGCGAAAAGAGCCGAGATCGAGGCCCGCTTGCAGGCGATCGCATCGCCGTTTCGCACGGCAGAGGCGACCGGGCAAGACATTATCGACCCGCGCGACACGCGCGCGCTGCTCTGCGAGTTCGTCGCGGAGGCGCAGCCGATCCTGCGTACGCAGCTGGGCCAAACGGCGCCGCCGTACCGCCCTTGA
- a CDS encoding CoA transferase — MSAEPAKPFQDLLIVELAGSVAGGYAGKLFAGFGARVLLIEPPGGDPNRLLGERLGDAGTLFAWLHAGKRSVCLDHQSARSHELLTQLFNRADVVIESSSPEPLRPQTGGLSNARLVKLYVSPFGLTGPYKDYRSTPFTDYAAGGQMYVTGEPDREPLQGAGRQAEYAAGAYGFIATMAALRHRAACGTGQTIDVSHMEAMASLHQWTSVKWTHSGTIERRIGNRYSSAHPITIYPCKDGYVGVSAASDLTAERFLNVIGIGHLFADARFATGLDRLEHYEAFDAAILPWLMAHTVAEIVALGQAVRVPVGPVPGMLELLHDPHLAARGFFETVDLEGRTLRFPGAPFRLSRHAWHLLPAPCRDADAAMTLDTLQQPATGAEAADG; from the coding sequence ATGTCAGCCGAACCAGCCAAACCGTTTCAGGACCTGCTGATCGTCGAGCTGGCCGGCTCGGTGGCCGGCGGCTACGCGGGCAAGCTCTTCGCCGGCTTCGGCGCACGCGTGCTGCTGATCGAGCCGCCCGGCGGAGATCCGAACCGCCTGCTGGGCGAACGGCTGGGCGACGCCGGTACCCTCTTCGCCTGGCTGCACGCGGGCAAGCGCAGCGTCTGCCTCGATCATCAGTCGGCCAGGAGCCACGAGCTGCTCACCCAACTCTTCAATCGCGCCGATGTCGTGATCGAAAGCTCGTCGCCGGAGCCGCTGCGGCCGCAGACAGGCGGCCTCTCGAACGCGCGCCTGGTCAAGCTCTACGTCTCGCCGTTCGGCCTCACGGGGCCGTACAAGGACTACCGCTCGACGCCGTTCACCGACTACGCCGCCGGCGGGCAGATGTATGTCACCGGCGAGCCCGATCGAGAACCGCTGCAGGGCGCCGGCCGGCAGGCGGAGTATGCCGCCGGCGCCTACGGCTTCATCGCGACGATGGCCGCGCTGCGCCACCGCGCAGCCTGCGGAACGGGGCAGACGATCGACGTCTCGCACATGGAAGCGATGGCCAGCCTGCACCAGTGGACGTCGGTGAAGTGGACGCACAGCGGCACGATCGAGCGGCGCATCGGCAACCGCTACAGCTCGGCGCACCCGATTACGATCTATCCCTGCAAGGACGGCTACGTTGGCGTCAGCGCCGCGAGCGACCTCACCGCGGAGCGCTTTCTCAACGTGATCGGTATCGGCCACCTGTTCGCCGATGCGCGCTTCGCCACCGGCCTCGACCGGCTGGAGCACTACGAGGCGTTCGACGCGGCGATCCTGCCCTGGCTCATGGCGCACACGGTCGCGGAGATCGTTGCACTCGGCCAGGCGGTGCGGGTGCCCGTCGGGCCGGTGCCGGGAATGCTGGAGCTGCTGCACGATCCGCACCTCGCCGCCCGCGGCTTCTTCGAGACGGTAGACCTCGAAGGCCGAACGCTGCGTTTCCCCGGCGCGCCGTTCCGGCTCTCGCGCCATGCCTGGCATTTGCTGCCCGCGCCGTGCCGTGACGCGGATGCGGCCATGACGCTCGACACGTTGCAGCAGCCCGCGACCGGTGCGGAGGCCGCCGATGGCTGA
- a CDS encoding CoA transferase yields MAESATALAGVRVLDLSRVWAGPLASRILGDLGADVVRVEATWSRGPKAVSDTYAARTGRYPHGKAGRRPWNREGMFNKFNRNKRAITLQLDSQAGKALFERLVKTADVVLENYSPRVMPQFGLGYERLRELNPGIVYIGVPGFGWSGPSRDWVALGTMIEPAAGLSSLMGYADGGPYKSGVAWADPVAALHAAAAITLALWDRAADPEHRGQAIELAQLEGMIDFIGEEVLAAQVRGADAPRRGNRSPEFAPQGCYRCAGEDRWIAISITSDAEWRSLRTLAGLEASLPNLTLAQRFEQQEAIDAAIGAWTAQHEHIELMHSLQAAGIAAVAVFDAQELVESEHLAARGFYLPITHPDAGTFVFPGFPAHLSATPASCRRPAPGLGEHNREVLGGELGLSDDELAALEAAGVIASEPPA; encoded by the coding sequence ATGGCTGAGAGCGCGACAGCACTGGCCGGCGTTCGCGTGCTGGATCTCTCGCGCGTATGGGCGGGACCGTTGGCCAGTCGCATTCTCGGCGACCTCGGCGCCGACGTGGTCCGCGTTGAGGCAACCTGGTCGCGCGGCCCGAAGGCAGTGAGCGACACGTACGCGGCGCGCACGGGGCGCTATCCGCACGGCAAGGCTGGGAGGCGGCCCTGGAACCGCGAGGGCATGTTCAACAAGTTCAACCGCAACAAACGGGCGATCACGCTGCAGCTCGATTCGCAGGCGGGCAAGGCGCTGTTTGAGCGGCTGGTGAAAACCGCCGACGTGGTGCTGGAGAACTACAGCCCGCGCGTGATGCCGCAGTTCGGCCTCGGCTACGAGCGGCTGAGGGAGCTGAATCCGGGGATCGTTTACATCGGTGTGCCCGGCTTCGGCTGGAGCGGGCCGTCGCGCGACTGGGTGGCGCTCGGCACGATGATCGAACCGGCCGCGGGGCTTTCCAGCCTGATGGGCTACGCGGACGGCGGGCCGTACAAGTCCGGCGTCGCCTGGGCTGATCCGGTCGCCGCGCTGCACGCCGCCGCGGCGATCACCCTCGCGCTCTGGGACCGCGCGGCCGACCCGGAGCATCGCGGCCAGGCGATCGAGCTTGCGCAGCTCGAGGGCATGATCGACTTCATCGGGGAAGAGGTGCTGGCGGCGCAGGTGCGCGGCGCCGATGCCCCGCGCCGCGGCAACCGCTCCCCCGAATTCGCGCCGCAGGGCTGCTATCGCTGCGCCGGCGAGGATCGCTGGATCGCGATCAGCATCACCAGCGACGCCGAGTGGCGGTCACTCCGCACGCTCGCTGGCCTTGAAGCCTCCTTACCCAACCTGACACTCGCGCAGCGCTTCGAGCAGCAGGAGGCGATCGACGCCGCGATCGGCGCCTGGACGGCGCAGCATGAGCACATCGAGCTGATGCACTCCCTGCAAGCCGCCGGCATCGCCGCCGTGGCCGTCTTCGACGCACAGGAGTTGGTCGAAAGCGAGCATCTGGCGGCTCGCGGCTTCTACCTGCCGATCACGCACCCGGACGCTGGCACGTTTGTCTTCCCCGGCTTCCCGGCGCACCTGAGCGCCACGCCAGCGAGCTGCCGCAGGCCCGCGCCCGGCCTGGGCGAGCACAACCGCGAAGTGCTCGGCGGCGAGCTGGGACTGAGCGACGACGAGCTGGCGGCGCTTGAGGCCGCGGGCGTGATCGCAAGCGAGCCGCCGGCGTAG
- a CDS encoding enoyl-CoA hydratase-related protein, producing the protein MAYQYATYEKRGHVAYVTINRPEVMNALHPPASEELSEIWDGFAVDPDAWVAILTGAGDRAFSAGNDLKFTAQNSGQFSGSRPPLKGGFGGITSRFDLFKPLIAAVNGWAMGGGCEMALACDIVIAAEHARFGLPEPRVGLIAGAGGVHRLPRKIPMTIAMGMILTGKSIEAPEAHRWGLVNEVVPAAQLMPTAERWAAEIMKCAPLAVRASKEAAMTGLDLPLESALRRSYDNAQAHMASADRIEGPRAFAEKRQPAWKGV; encoded by the coding sequence ATGGCCTACCAGTACGCCACCTACGAAAAACGCGGGCACGTGGCCTATGTCACGATCAACCGCCCGGAGGTGATGAATGCGCTGCATCCGCCGGCGAGCGAAGAGCTGAGCGAAATCTGGGACGGCTTCGCCGTCGATCCGGACGCCTGGGTGGCGATCCTCACGGGAGCGGGCGACCGTGCCTTCTCCGCCGGCAACGATCTCAAGTTCACGGCGCAGAATTCCGGCCAGTTTTCCGGCTCCAGGCCGCCGCTGAAGGGCGGGTTCGGCGGCATCACCAGCCGCTTCGACCTGTTCAAGCCGCTGATCGCCGCTGTGAACGGCTGGGCGATGGGCGGCGGCTGCGAGATGGCGCTGGCCTGCGACATCGTGATCGCCGCCGAGCACGCCCGTTTCGGCTTGCCGGAGCCGCGCGTCGGTCTAATCGCCGGGGCGGGCGGCGTGCACCGGCTGCCGCGCAAGATTCCAATGACGATTGCGATGGGTATGATCCTCACCGGCAAGTCGATCGAGGCGCCTGAGGCGCACCGCTGGGGACTGGTCAACGAGGTCGTGCCCGCCGCGCAACTGATGCCCACGGCCGAGCGCTGGGCCGCCGAGATCATGAAGTGCGCGCCGCTGGCCGTGCGCGCCTCCAAGGAAGCGGCGATGACCGGACTCGATCTGCCGCTGGAGTCGGCGCTGCGCCGCTCGTACGACAATGCCCAGGCACACATGGCCTCGGCCGACCGCATCGAAGGCCCGCGCGCCTTCGCCGAGAAGCGCCAGCCAGCCTGGAAGGGCGTGTAG